A section of the Triticum dicoccoides isolate Atlit2015 ecotype Zavitan chromosome 7A, WEW_v2.0, whole genome shotgun sequence genome encodes:
- the LOC119330254 gene encoding wall-associated receptor kinase 3-like: MFPSFPPGQKLLLLVAVTLILQHSTTVYGSGSSESINTARPGCPDKCGNVSIPYPFGTGKGCFQEPFNVTCHENRAYLASTGVRLLDINLNFGEVRVQNPKIASQCNYTNGTNSTSFVGLSLDPFHKVSNTKNQLISIGCSMLGMILGVTKGKNQLELPIVNSCFSFCTDASNVDDSTECAGMGCCQTPFPGNISSFNTSCTPIPPIYNASIQSFSPCSYSFIAEVNSFKFDRSYVSSTNFRSKYTEGFPLVLDWVVGNGSCSEATKMGSQYACQAMNSQCINVSNGPGYRCNCSQGYVGSPYLQGGCRDINECEPPNQSLYPCKGNCRNTDGSYTCSCPSGFRSDDPQSIPCVRADPNKALKVALGTSAGVVFLMVCMFALRAEYQKRKLAKEKERFFDQNGGQILYHQIMSKQVDTLKIFTQDDLKKATNDFDKSREVGKGGHGTVYKGILKDNKEVAVKRSKIMNVAETDDFVQEIIILSQTNHRNVVRLLGCCLEVEVPMLVYEFIPNGTLFHFIHRNYGSRPLSLDTRLRVAQESAEALAYLHLSTNRPIVHGDVKSMNILLDENYMAKVTDFGASRMLPKDEVQFMTLVQGTMGYLDPEYLQERKLTEKSDVYSFGVVLLELITGKTAIYHDGSMEAKNLASSFLLAMKDGSLDGILDASIVSTGMEMLLVEVAEMTSMCLSTMGKERPSMTQVADKLKALRSTWREKLVLEHGKSECLIIGSSPTPLMLRVPPQSSMFSTGAQISEVGIETPR; the protein is encoded by the exons ATGTTTCCGTCTTTTCCTCCAGGTCAGAAGCTCTTACTACTTGTTGCTGTCACGCTAATCCTGCAGCATAGTACCACCGTTTATGGGTCTGGGTCTTCTGAGAGCATCAACACGGCACGGCCTGGCTGCCCAGACAAGTGTGGTAACGTCAGCATCCCGTACCCGTTCGGCACTGGAAAGGGCTGCTTCCAAGAACCCTTTAATGTTACATGCCATGAGAACAGGGCATATCTGGCCTCAACCGGAGTTAGGTTACTAGACATCAATCTTAACTTTGGTGAGGTTCGTGTTCAGAACCCAAAGATAGCATCACAATGCAATTACACCAACGGCACTAATAGCACCAGTTTTGTTGGCTTAAGTCTTGATCCTTTTCATAAGGTTTCCAACACCAAGAACCAGTTGATATCGATCGGGTGTAGTATGCTTGGAATGATCCTAGGAGTGACCAAGGGCAAGAACCAGCTTGAGTTGCCCATTGTCAACTCATGCTTTTCATTCTGCACTGACGCAAGTAACGTCGATGATAGCACAGAGTGCGCTGGCATGGGTTGCTGCCAGACCCCCTTTCCAGGAAACATCAGCTCCTTCAACACCTCATGTACACCAATACCACCTATATACAATGCTAGCATCCAGTCTTTTAGCCCATGCAGCTACTCATTCATCGCTGAGGTGAACTCGTTCAAGTTTGATCGTTCATATGTCAGCTCTACAAATTTCAGAAGTAAATATACTGAGGGGTTTCCTTTGGTACTTGATTGGGTTGTTGGCAATGGAAGTTGTTCGGAAGCCACCAAGATGGGGTCACAGTATGCCTGTCAAGCCATGAACAGCCAATGCATTAATGTGTCCAATGGCCCTGGTTACCGCTGCAACTGCTCTCAAGGTTATGTGGGCAGTCCTTACCTACAAGGAGGGTGCCGAG ACATCAATGAGTGTGAACCTCCAAACCAGTCTTTGTATCCTTGCAAAGGTAATTGTAGAAACACCGATGGGAGCTACACCTGTTCATGCCCATCAGGATTCAGGAGTGATGATCCACAGAGCATACCCTGCGTAAGAGCTGACCCAAATAAAGCTCTGAAGGTGGCCTTAG GCACATCCGCTGGTGTCGTCTTCCTCATGGTTTGCATGTTTGCTCTACGGGCTGAATATCAGAAAAGGAAGCTGGCAAAAGAGAAGGAAAGATTCTTCGATCAGAATGGTGGTCAGATACTGTACCATCAAATTATGTCAAAACAAGTCGATACATTGAAGATATTCACGCAGGATGAtctgaagaaggctacaaacgattttGACAAGAGCAGAGAAGTGGGCAAGGGGGGTCACGGCACTGTCTACAAGGGCATTCTTAAGGATAACAAGGAAGTAGCCGTGAAACGCTCAAAGATCATGAACGTGGCCGAAACTGACGATTTTGTGCAGGAGATTATTATACTTTCACAAACCAACCACCGAAATGTGGTCAGGCTTTTAGGGTGCTGCTTAGAGGTGGAAGTTCCGATGCTGGTCTATGAATTCATCCCGAATGGCACTCTCTTTCATTTTATCCATCGTAACTACGGAAGTCGACCTCTCTCACTGGACACCCGTCTTAGGGTCGCTCAAGAATCTGCTGAAGCACTGGCGTATCTGCATCTGTCCACGAACCGCCCTATAGTACACGGAGATGTTAAGTCTATGAACATTCTCTTGGACGAGAACTACATGGCGAAAGTGACCGACTTTGGGGCGTCAAGGATGCTCCCCAAGGATGAGGTTCAGTTCATGACATTGGTGCAGGGCACCATGGGTTACCTGGACCCTGAGTACCTGCAGGAGCGGAAGCTAACAGAGAAGAGCGACGTTTACAGCTTTGGCGTTGTGCTGCTGGAACTGATCACGGGGAAAACAGCCATCTACCACGACGGCTCCATGGAAGCCAAGAACCTCGCGTCGTCCTTCCTGCTCGCAATGAAGGATGGGAGCCTTGATGGCATCCTGGATGCGAGCATAGTAAGCACAGGGATGGAGATGCTGCTGGTAGAAGTTGCCGAGATGACAAGTATGTGCTTGAGCACCATGGGGAAAGAGAGACCTTCCATGACCCAGGTGGCTGACAAGCTAAAGGCTCTGCGAAGCACCTGGAGGGAGAAGCTGGTGCTCGAGCATGGCAAATCAGAGTGTCTGATCATTGGCTCCTCGCCCACACCTTTAATGCTTCGTGTTCCTCCGCAGTCGAGCATGTTCTCGACTGGGGCCCAGATATCTGAAGTAGGTATAGAGACACCTAGATGA